The following proteins are co-located in the Moraxella nasovis genome:
- the rsmH gene encoding 16S rRNA (cytosine(1402)-N(4))-methyltransferase RsmH, translated as MTDTNDSPDTFVHHTVLLHETVACVLGEVCLPILAKKSGVFVDATFGRGGHSRLLLEHLADDAVLIVFDKDPQAIQVANDLAKKDNRVKVVHDSFAHVLSALAKLNIHQVDGIMADLGVSSPQLDDGNRGFSFMRDGAVDMRMDTTRGEPVSEWLKRVDEETLANVLYTYGEERHSRRIARAIKAMENYDSTLQLAETIKQAHPNWQKGKHPATQSFQAMRIFINNELGDVKMFLDDSIKALKTGGHLAVISFHSLEDRMIKQFLNNHSRGRYEGDDKLLMPIKRPKYFGKPYRIAPSHDEIKQNPRARSAYLRGAVRLDTPMSDEIRLATNIDDK; from the coding sequence ATGACCGATACCAACGACAGCCCAGACACCTTTGTTCATCACACCGTTTTATTACACGAAACGGTAGCTTGTGTGCTTGGCGAGGTTTGTTTACCCATTTTAGCCAAAAAGTCAGGCGTTTTTGTGGACGCAACTTTTGGCAGGGGCGGGCACAGTCGGCTGTTATTAGAGCATTTGGCAGATGATGCGGTCTTGATCGTCTTTGATAAAGACCCCCAAGCGATCCAAGTTGCTAACGATCTTGCCAAAAAAGATAACCGTGTTAAGGTGGTGCATGACAGTTTTGCTCATGTGCTATCTGCCTTAGCGAAGCTAAATATCCATCAGGTAGATGGGATTATGGCAGATTTAGGCGTCTCATCTCCACAGCTTGATGATGGCAATCGTGGCTTTAGTTTCATGCGTGATGGGGCGGTGGATATGCGAATGGATACCACTCGAGGAGAGCCTGTTAGCGAGTGGCTAAAACGGGTAGACGAAGAGACGCTTGCCAATGTGCTATATACTTATGGCGAAGAGCGTCACAGTAGACGCATTGCACGTGCGATTAAGGCGATGGAAAATTATGATTCCACCTTACAGCTTGCTGAGACAATAAAACAAGCACACCCAAATTGGCAAAAGGGAAAGCACCCTGCCACTCAGAGCTTTCAAGCCATGCGGATTTTTATCAATAATGAGCTTGGTGATGTGAAGATGTTTTTAGACGATAGTATTAAAGCTCTAAAAACAGGCGGACATTTGGCGGTAATCAGCTTTCATTCGCTTGAAGATCGCATGATTAAGCAGTTTTTAAACAACCACAGTCGTGGGCGATATGAGGGCGATGATAAGCTGCTTATGCCGATAAAACGCCCCAAGTATTTTGGTAAGCCATATCGTATTGCTCCTAGTCATGATGAAATCAAACAAAATCCACGTGCCAGAAGTGCTTATTTACGTGGTGCGGTGCGACTTGATACGCCGATGAGTGATGAAATTAGACTTGCCACCAATATAGATGATAAATGA
- the ftsL gene encoding cell division protein FtsL, producing the protein MTMNRHAHLITEQNKLSNAGIKKVCFLVLGVLFVACLWAGASVARQTQEHHNAYRDLQKLKSEMIRLKIEEQRLLIEQQTFSSTPQVAQRATTELGMFFPTNDDRQVIVPASGVIGIKKVANDEKN; encoded by the coding sequence ATGACGATGAACCGACACGCCCATTTAATAACAGAGCAAAATAAGCTGAGCAATGCAGGCATCAAAAAGGTATGTTTTTTGGTGTTGGGTGTGCTGTTTGTGGCGTGCTTATGGGCAGGAGCAAGCGTCGCTCGACAAACCCAAGAGCATCATAACGCTTACCGTGATTTACAAAAACTTAAAAGCGAGATGATTCGGCTGAAGATAGAAGAGCAGCGACTGCTTATCGAACAGCAGACATTTAGCAGTACACCACAAGTAGCTCAGCGTGCAACAACTGAATTGGGAATGTTTTTCCCAACTAATGATGATAGACAGGTAATCGTACCTGCTAGCGGTGTGATTGGCATTAAAAAGGTGGCTAATGATGAGAAAAACTAA
- a CDS encoding peptidoglycan D,D-transpeptidase FtsI family protein encodes MRKTKKTTGAASIITEPLRKKNANATKANPASSTKKLAASKLTRTKKRHGAMQMGGAHDWQRYSIVWGIILLCFFVLFARAFYLQVLNADYYIEKGDSLITVKQSPVVYRGMIVDTLGMPLAANAPLSIIAFSPYDYAQKYYHLKKILADNSIQKGDRKKQLSAKQIKERDRAIQELDDMQLVKLAALTNFPLERLQKAVKIDDTIDVTDEDAVKNALPTGAGSRHLVLLNKVSPEVAAPVLAADFVGVTESKFFQRYYLQAEPNAQILGYMAQSSGDDGGYVGRAGIESKYEKRLAGERGQYLMLRDARRSAIKELKQIKPEVPAQDVHLTIDSRLQYVLYKELEKVGREQSARSSSGMVVDVATGDVLAMSTWPSFNSNNLSERTGANERNRPVLDVFEPGSVMKPFTVAAALESGKYTTSTLIDTSPGSIRIGGYSIRDAGNYGQITLAKLIQKSSNVAPAKIALSLPNDAIANMQRKFGLGQKTALQFPAEATGKVTVPDEKDSSRRATMAYGYGQQITLAQLAQAYAVLGNNGKMQPLRLVKDEPMVEPTQIISPRHAQEVVGMMELVTQAGGTARSAAINGYRVAGKTGTTRRNNPNGGYYNDQHRTVFAGIAPASNPRFVTVIWVEDPRENFYAGKVAAPVFHNVMKEALRIYNVPFDKPLTEHQ; translated from the coding sequence ATGAGAAAAACTAAAAAAACAACAGGAGCTGCATCTATCATCACTGAGCCACTGCGTAAAAAGAATGCTAATGCTACTAAGGCAAACCCAGCATCAAGCACCAAAAAATTGGCAGCATCTAAATTGACTCGTACCAAAAAACGCCATGGAGCAATGCAAATGGGCGGTGCTCATGACTGGCAGCGTTATAGCATTGTTTGGGGTATTATTCTGTTATGCTTTTTTGTGCTTTTTGCTAGAGCGTTTTATTTGCAGGTGCTTAATGCAGATTATTATATTGAAAAAGGCGACAGTCTGATCACTGTTAAACAAAGCCCAGTCGTCTATCGTGGCATGATAGTGGATACCTTAGGCATGCCACTTGCTGCCAATGCTCCATTGTCTATCATTGCTTTTAGCCCTTATGATTATGCTCAAAAATACTACCACCTAAAAAAAATCCTTGCCGATAACTCAATCCAAAAAGGCGATAGAAAAAAGCAACTGTCCGCCAAACAGATTAAAGAGCGTGATAGAGCAATACAAGAGCTGGATGATATGCAGCTTGTTAAGCTTGCAGCATTAACCAACTTCCCATTAGAGCGGCTACAAAAAGCGGTAAAAATTGACGATACCATTGATGTCACAGACGAAGATGCCGTCAAAAATGCTCTGCCAACAGGTGCAGGCTCTCGTCATTTGGTATTACTTAATAAAGTGTCTCCAGAAGTGGCAGCACCTGTGTTAGCGGCTGATTTTGTTGGTGTCACTGAGTCAAAATTTTTTCAAAGATACTACTTACAAGCAGAACCCAATGCCCAAATTCTAGGCTATATGGCTCAGTCAAGCGGTGATGATGGCGGTTATGTGGGGCGTGCTGGCATTGAGTCAAAATACGAAAAACGCCTAGCAGGAGAGCGGGGTCAGTATTTAATGCTAAGAGATGCTCGCCGTTCTGCCATTAAAGAATTAAAACAGATTAAGCCAGAAGTACCTGCCCAAGACGTTCATTTGACGATTGATTCTAGGCTACAATATGTGCTTTATAAGGAGCTTGAAAAAGTAGGGCGTGAGCAGTCGGCACGATCAAGTTCTGGTATGGTGGTGGATGTTGCTACAGGTGATGTACTTGCTATGAGTACATGGCCATCGTTTAATAGTAATAATTTATCGGAGCGAACAGGGGCAAATGAGCGAAATCGTCCTGTGCTAGACGTTTTTGAGCCAGGTTCTGTGATGAAGCCTTTTACGGTTGCAGCTGCTCTTGAGTCGGGCAAATACACGACAAGCACACTGATTGATACGTCGCCAGGCTCTATTAGAATCGGTGGCTATTCGATTCGTGATGCGGGAAACTATGGACAAATCACCCTAGCTAAGCTAATCCAAAAGTCAAGTAACGTTGCGCCTGCTAAGATTGCACTGAGTTTACCTAATGATGCCATTGCCAATATGCAGCGTAAATTTGGATTAGGTCAAAAAACTGCCTTGCAATTTCCTGCTGAGGCGACAGGCAAGGTGACCGTGCCAGACGAAAAAGACAGTTCGCGCCGCGCCACAATGGCATATGGTTATGGTCAGCAAATCACCTTAGCCCAGCTTGCCCAAGCCTATGCTGTGCTTGGCAATAACGGCAAGATGCAGCCACTTAGACTGGTTAAAGATGAGCCAATGGTAGAGCCGACCCAAATTATCTCACCACGCCACGCCCAAGAAGTGGTCGGCATGATGGAGCTGGTTACTCAGGCAGGCGGCACGGCACGATCAGCAGCAATTAACGGCTATCGTGTGGCAGGCAAGACAGGAACGACACGCCGAAATAACCCGAACGGTGGCTATTATAATGACCAACACCGTACGGTGTTTGCAGGCATTGCACCTGCAAGTAACCCACGCTTTGTGACAGTTATTTGGGTAGAAGATCCACGAGAGAATTTCTATGCAGGCAAAGTGGCAGCACCTGTATTTCATAATGTCATGAAAGAGGCACTGCGGATTTATAATGTGCCATTTGATAAGCCACTTACCGAACATCAATAA
- a CDS encoding UDP-N-acetylmuramoyl-L-alanyl-D-glutamate--2,6-diaminopimelate ligase yields MKIAEFKLSSDIQNKLDQVANLEFNGFAVDSRKLIQGNAFILLKSQNPNATVDLSVLSAYLTQVQDKAAFVLSEVDVLPIADDFDLPIVIVPNIREYLGELIAQSLQHNHAAKLPTVVAVTGTNGKTTISQLTAQLISGAGVMTAVMGTAGNGILPDLSQSTHTTLESFHLHHAMHDFATKGVQVLCVEASSHGLHQHRLQGVPISVAVFSNLSRDHLDYHADMDDYAAAKAKLFDKDLFSRLTHAVIHLDDEFSGLMIDKAKHSKLTVWTYSTTNAQATFFAKNITPSLDGVRFTLVCPFGEIALNSPLLGLFNVANLLASVATLLAISPSAFNDLPKLVAHLQGARGRMERVCPDKTPCVIVDYAHTPDALTQVLTNLKAHCLGKLWAVFGCGGDRDRGKRPLMAKAGLALADKVVLTSDNPRTEKPTAILADMQVGMTCEEHYKTVIEADRAKAIEYAVKNANADDIVVIAGKGHETYQEINGVRHDFDDTVVVKSLLNEDGLD; encoded by the coding sequence ATGAAAATTGCCGAATTTAAGCTCTCAAGCGACATACAAAATAAACTTGACCAAGTGGCAAATCTAGAATTTAATGGCTTTGCTGTGGATAGTCGTAAGCTTATACAGGGTAATGCTTTTATTTTATTAAAATCCCAAAACCCTAATGCAACTGTGGATTTGTCCGTGTTGTCAGCTTATTTAACCCAAGTTCAAGATAAGGCAGCTTTTGTGTTATCTGAAGTGGATGTTTTGCCGATTGCTGATGACTTTGACTTGCCGATTGTGATTGTGCCAAATATCCGTGAATACCTAGGGGAACTCATCGCCCAAAGCCTACAACATAACCACGCAGCTAAACTGCCTACTGTTGTTGCGGTGACAGGTACTAATGGCAAGACGACCATCAGCCAGCTGACCGCTCAGCTTATCAGTGGTGCTGGCGTGATGACAGCGGTGATGGGAACGGCAGGTAATGGTATTTTACCAGACTTAAGCCAAAGCACGCACACCACACTTGAATCGTTCCACTTACACCACGCCATGCATGATTTTGCGACAAAAGGCGTGCAAGTTTTGTGCGTTGAAGCAAGCTCTCATGGCTTGCATCAGCACCGCTTGCAGGGCGTGCCAATTAGCGTAGCGGTATTTAGCAATCTAAGCCGAGATCATTTAGATTATCATGCTGATATGGATGACTATGCCGCCGCTAAAGCAAAGCTGTTTGATAAAGACTTATTTTCAAGATTGACCCATGCTGTTATCCACCTAGATGATGAATTTAGCGGGCTGATGATTGATAAAGCTAAGCACTCTAAATTGACAGTTTGGACGTATAGTACAACGAATGCACAGGCGACATTTTTTGCTAAAAATATCACCCCAAGTTTAGATGGCGTTCGTTTTACGCTGGTTTGCCCATTTGGCGAGATAGCGTTAAATAGCCCGTTACTTGGGCTATTTAATGTGGCAAATTTATTAGCGAGCGTGGCGACATTATTAGCAATTAGCCCAAGTGCCTTTAATGATTTGCCAAAATTAGTTGCCCATTTACAAGGTGCTAGGGGGCGAATGGAGAGAGTTTGCCCTGATAAAACCCCTTGTGTTATCGTTGATTATGCCCATACACCAGACGCATTAACGCAAGTTTTGACAAACCTAAAAGCCCACTGCTTAGGCAAGCTTTGGGCGGTGTTCGGCTGTGGTGGCGATAGGGATAGGGGTAAGCGTCCCTTGATGGCAAAGGCAGGGCTTGCTTTGGCAGATAAAGTTGTGCTAACAAGCGATAATCCACGCACCGAAAAGCCGACCGCCATCTTAGCTGATATGCAAGTGGGTATGACTTGCGAAGAGCATTATAAGACGGTGATTGAGGCTGACCGTGCTAAAGCCATTGAGTATGCGGTAAAAAACGCTAACGCTGATGATATCGTGGTTATCGCAGGTAAGGGGCATGAGACTTACCAAGAGATTAATGGTGTAAGGCATGATTTTGATGATACGGTAGTGGTAAAGTCACTACTCAATGAAGATGGCTTAGACTAA
- a CDS encoding histidine phosphatase family protein yields the protein MKKFYLIRHAQSETNAGLAIRPNHAINLTKLGNLQALELAQWLKNTIKEPISDVFVSSYVRTQQTAKPFLGIIDKEAIVIDELHEFNYLDFDRIKDLTVHEMVRLADEFWTTNVNHKDSDATESFLQFIERVRWVRNFFRSLPDGNYVVFTHGMWIGMLIWQILHQDGPRMHNMAKFRAFELAIRPKNCEVFILTGDSITKAYTKNDRQDGDIR from the coding sequence ATGAAAAAATTTTATCTCATTCGTCATGCTCAAAGCGAAACTAATGCAGGGCTTGCCATTCGTCCAAATCACGCCATTAATCTCACTAAGCTTGGTAATTTGCAGGCACTAGAGCTTGCCCAGTGGCTAAAAAATACCATCAAAGAGCCGATTAGCGATGTTTTTGTGTCAAGTTATGTCCGCACACAACAAACTGCTAAGCCTTTTTTAGGTATTATAGATAAAGAAGCGATTGTCATTGATGAGCTGCATGAATTTAATTATTTAGATTTTGACCGCATCAAGGATTTGACAGTTCATGAGATGGTACGCCTTGCCGATGAATTTTGGACAACTAATGTCAATCATAAAGACAGCGATGCCACAGAAAGTTTTTTACAATTTATAGAGCGTGTAAGATGGGTGAGAAATTTTTTTCGCAGTTTGCCTGATGGCAATTATGTCGTATTTACGCATGGTATGTGGATTGGTATGTTAATCTGGCAAATATTACACCAAGATGGCCCACGCATGCATAATATGGCTAAATTTCGTGCGTTTGAGTTGGCGATACGCCCAAAAAATTGCGAAGTTTTCATATTAACAGGCGACAGTATTACCAAGGCTTATACTAAAAACGACAGACAAGATGGCGATATTCGCTAA
- a CDS encoding UDP-N-acetylmuramoyl-tripeptide--D-alanyl-D-alanine ligase has translation MTAYLWVKHTLQAATNGIWHNLDGDLTTTKITTDTRQISEGDVFLALKGDNFDGHDFIDVAVQKGAVAVIVSQVCNTNIAQLVVDDTRLALGHLGKFRRDVHPDLTVIALTGSSGKTTTKEMLGSIFSQVAPTLITRGNLNNDLGVPMMLLELTDEHRFAVMELGANHVGEIAYTASLVRPDVACVLNIGTAHLGEFGGRDNIARTKAEIFSALTNDGVAVLPFGDEFFDKLQDEAARFTKNIITFGEKQVPVSKAGIDFNDLSDDEKVELSCLETVLLMGDVFADDVETLATCSEFTLSVNLAVDDIDSDEVTLPFIGEHNVVNALAAAAIATSLGMPLDMIKSGLNNAVPPKGRLTRMEFGDHLLIDDTYNANPNSIFMAAKVLENETAQKILVLGDVGELGDAAKLEHYKLGQKLAELELDYVLTVGQFMAHCTAAINEIKPDLARHFSNKAEVLTAIQALLSEPSAVLFKGSRTARMETLIDNLTQTPNS, from the coding sequence ATGACTGCTTATCTTTGGGTAAAACACACCTTACAAGCTGCCACAAACGGCATTTGGCATAATTTAGATGGCGACTTAACCACTACCAAAATCACTACCGACACACGCCAAATCAGTGAAGGTGATGTTTTTTTGGCTCTTAAAGGCGACAATTTTGATGGGCATGATTTTATTGACGTGGCTGTCCAAAAAGGAGCGGTAGCTGTCATCGTCAGCCAAGTTTGTAATACAAATATCGCTCAGCTTGTGGTGGATGATACTCGTCTGGCACTAGGTCATCTTGGTAAATTTCGCCGTGATGTCCACCCTGATTTGACCGTGATTGCTCTAACAGGCAGCAGTGGCAAGACCACAACTAAAGAAATGCTTGGCAGTATTTTTAGCCAAGTTGCACCAACACTCATAACACGTGGTAATCTTAATAACGATTTAGGCGTGCCGATGATGCTTTTAGAGCTGACTGATGAGCATCGTTTTGCGGTGATGGAGCTTGGGGCAAATCATGTGGGTGAGATTGCTTATACAGCGTCGCTCGTTCGCCCTGATGTGGCGTGTGTCTTAAACATTGGCACAGCCCACTTGGGGGAGTTTGGTGGTAGAGATAACATCGCTCGGACGAAAGCGGAGATTTTTTCGGCATTGACGAACGATGGTGTGGCAGTATTGCCTTTTGGTGATGAGTTTTTTGATAAATTACAAGATGAAGCGGCGAGGTTTACCAAAAACATCATCACTTTTGGTGAAAAACAAGTGCCAGTTAGCAAGGCAGGCATTGATTTTAATGACTTAAGCGATGATGAAAAAGTTGAGCTTAGCTGTCTTGAAACTGTGCTCTTGATGGGCGATGTCTTTGCTGATGATGTTGAGACTTTGGCAACGTGTAGTGAGTTTACCCTAAGTGTGAATTTAGCGGTTGATGATATTGACAGTGATGAAGTAACACTGCCCTTTATAGGTGAGCATAATGTGGTGAACGCCTTGGCAGCAGCAGCGATAGCGACATCGCTAGGCATGCCACTTGATATGATTAAATCAGGGCTAAACAACGCTGTGCCACCTAAAGGGCGTCTGACTCGCATGGAGTTTGGCGATCATCTGCTCATTGATGATACTTATAACGCCAATCCAAATTCAATCTTTATGGCAGCTAAAGTCCTAGAAAATGAAACTGCCCAAAAGATTTTGGTGCTAGGTGATGTTGGTGAGCTTGGCGATGCAGCTAAGCTTGAGCATTATAAATTAGGACAAAAGCTTGCTGAACTTGAGTTAGATTATGTGCTGACTGTCGGTCAATTCATGGCTCATTGTACCGCTGCCATTAATGAAATTAAGCCTGATTTGGCTCGACATTTTTCTAATAAAGCTGAAGTCTTGACAGCAATTCAAGCACTATTAAGCGAGCCGTCAGCGGTGTTATTTAAAGGATCTCGCACAGCGAGAATGGAAACGTTGATTGATAATTTAACCCAAACCCCTAATTCATAA
- the mraY gene encoding phospho-N-acetylmuramoyl-pentapeptide-transferase → MLYWLIDYLNILHDKTIASVGLRSLLAVLTSLVIVIGFGRPVITYLRELKYGQAVRNDGPKTHLAKQGTPTMGGVLILAAIGISTLLWTNLANPYVWIVMAVMAIFGAVGWADDWLKIKHKNPQGLIARKKYFWLSVGSLIAGVWLYIIAKGQADITATQAMQDLLIPLTKNWIIPLSAIPFGIGFIGFTYLVLAGSSNAVNLTDGLDGLVSLPVALVATGLGVFAYISGNAVWANYMNVPFIAYNSDVVVICAAMVGACLGFLWYNASPAEVFMGDVGALSLGGMLGVIAIMTRQEIAFAIMGGIFVAEALSVMLQVGSYKLRKKRIFLMAPLHHHFEEKGLKETKVVARFYIICIILVVLGLMTLKLR, encoded by the coding sequence ATGTTGTACTGGCTCATTGATTACTTGAATATTTTGCACGATAAGACCATCGCATCGGTCGGGCTTAGAAGTCTGCTTGCGGTCTTGACAAGCCTTGTGATTGTTATTGGCTTTGGTCGCCCTGTTATTACGTATTTGCGAGAGCTGAAGTACGGTCAGGCAGTACGAAACGATGGACCAAAAACACACCTTGCCAAGCAAGGTACACCAACGATGGGAGGTGTGCTGATTTTGGCGGCGATTGGCATCTCGACACTGCTGTGGACCAATCTTGCTAATCCGTATGTGTGGATTGTGATGGCGGTGATGGCGATTTTTGGTGCAGTTGGCTGGGCAGATGATTGGCTAAAAATTAAGCACAAAAACCCCCAAGGGCTTATCGCTCGTAAAAAATATTTCTGGCTGTCGGTGGGGTCGCTGATAGCAGGCGTGTGGCTGTACATTATCGCTAAGGGGCAAGCTGACATCACAGCCACACAAGCCATGCAAGATTTACTTATCCCACTTACCAAAAACTGGATTATCCCGCTATCTGCCATTCCTTTTGGGATTGGGTTTATTGGTTTTACTTATCTTGTCTTAGCAGGCTCGTCTAATGCGGTTAATCTCACCGATGGTTTAGATGGACTTGTCTCGTTGCCTGTGGCACTGGTAGCGACAGGTCTTGGGGTATTTGCCTATATCTCAGGCAATGCGGTTTGGGCAAATTATATGAATGTGCCGTTCATCGCATATAACAGTGATGTTGTCGTCATTTGTGCAGCGATGGTGGGGGCGTGCCTTGGCTTTTTATGGTATAACGCATCGCCTGCAGAAGTGTTTATGGGCGATGTTGGGGCGTTAAGTCTTGGAGGTATGCTTGGCGTGATTGCCATCATGACTCGCCAAGAGATTGCTTTTGCGATTATGGGCGGGATTTTTGTGGCAGAAGCATTATCAGTGATGTTACAAGTTGGCTCATACAAGTTACGCAAAAAGCGGATTTTTTTGATGGCTCCTTTACATCACCATTTTGAAGAAAAAGGACTAAAAGAGACTAAAGTAGTCGCACGTTTTTATATCATCTGCATTATTTTAGTGGTGCTTGGGCTAATGACATTAAAGTTGCGATAG
- a CDS encoding multidrug effflux MFS transporter, with product MTHFVNSKAVAKPFPVLWVMMLGMMVAIGPLAIDMYLPALPTMADEFGVPVSEVAKSVPFYFIGLVFGQLFYGPFSDRVGRVLPMYLGMTLFVIASVICATTTSETVLFIARTVQALGACVTAVVTRAAIRDTLNPVQSARAFSLMVLVMGLAPILAPSLGAFVLRFASWHMIFWILVAYGVLNLVLTKLFLKETLSPEKRNTAPILHTFANYLDLIKDKSFIVPAVAGGLLQGAFFIYLSISSELFMVGYGLSERQFAIAFGANAFGFIAMTQVNQFLTKKFRLVQLFRFGALMQLMCGLCLLLLGVVFGEQANFWLVFVCIFCCIAGLGLTQPNAAAIALAFQKKRAGMASAMQGAMQFSVGIVGGLLLSLFSVTPVLKLGIIISVLVLIGTILVFSLDGKLDLSKVD from the coding sequence ATGACTCATTTTGTTAATTCTAAGGCTGTTGCCAAGCCATTTCCTGTGTTATGGGTGATGATGCTTGGCATGATGGTTGCCATAGGTCCGCTTGCTATTGATATGTATTTGCCTGCTTTGCCAACGATGGCAGACGAGTTTGGCGTGCCTGTGAGTGAAGTGGCAAAATCTGTGCCGTTTTATTTTATCGGACTTGTATTTGGTCAGCTGTTTTATGGACCATTCTCAGACCGTGTGGGGCGTGTGTTACCCATGTATCTTGGCATGACGCTGTTTGTCATTGCAAGTGTGATTTGTGCTACTACCACAAGTGAGACGGTGCTATTTATTGCTCGGACGGTGCAGGCGTTAGGGGCGTGTGTGACAGCGGTGGTTACTCGTGCTGCCATTCGTGATACGCTTAATCCTGTGCAATCGGCTCGAGCCTTTAGCCTGATGGTATTGGTAATGGGGCTTGCTCCGATTTTAGCACCAAGCCTTGGGGCATTTGTGCTAAGGTTTGCCAGTTGGCATATGATTTTTTGGATATTAGTGGCGTATGGTGTACTAAATTTAGTACTGACTAAGCTGTTTTTAAAAGAAACACTGTCGCCAGAAAAACGAAATACCGCCCCTATTTTACATACCTTTGCAAATTATCTGGACTTAATAAAGGACAAAAGCTTTATCGTGCCAGCAGTAGCAGGTGGATTGCTTCAGGGGGCTTTTTTCATTTACTTATCCATCTCAAGTGAACTATTTATGGTTGGTTATGGTTTATCTGAGCGGCAGTTTGCCATTGCTTTTGGGGCGAATGCGTTTGGTTTTATTGCCATGACGCAGGTGAATCAATTTTTAACCAAGAAATTTAGATTGGTACAGTTGTTTCGCTTTGGGGCGTTAATGCAGCTGATGTGTGGCCTGTGCTTGCTTTTACTCGGTGTGGTATTTGGTGAGCAAGCGAACTTTTGGCTTGTGTTTGTTTGTATCTTTTGTTGCATTGCAGGGCTTGGTCTAACTCAGCCAAATGCTGCCGCCATCGCCTTGGCGTTCCAAAAAAAGCGTGCAGGTATGGCGTCTGCAATGCAAGGGGCGATGCAATTTAGCGTGGGGATTGTTGGCGGTTTATTACTAAGTTTATTTTCAGTCACGCCTGTGCTTAAGCTTGGCATTATCATCAGCGTACTTGTACTGATTGGTACGATATTGGTATTTAGCCTTGATGGTAAGCTTGATTTATCAAAAGTAGATTAG
- the rlmH gene encoding 23S rRNA (pseudouridine(1915)-N(3))-methyltransferase RlmH: protein MKLRILSVGHKMPNWVQTGINEYLKRIAPMMSTEIIEIPPAKRSKNPSSAEIDKYKQTEACAILSAKHDNEKLWVLEVTGKMLSTERLADKLQIAMQDGADIALVIGGADGVSKDILAAADFKWSLSELTLPHPLVRVVLTEQLYRAMTIINHHPYHRGG from the coding sequence ATGAAACTTAGAATTTTAAGCGTTGGGCATAAGATGCCAAACTGGGTACAAACTGGCATTAACGAATATCTAAAACGCATCGCCCCTATGATGAGTACCGAAATCATCGAAATACCCCCTGCCAAACGCAGTAAAAACCCATCATCTGCCGAGATTGATAAATATAAACAAACCGAAGCTTGTGCCATCTTATCTGCCAAGCACGATAACGAAAAACTCTGGGTACTGGAAGTAACTGGTAAAATGCTCAGCACCGAACGCTTAGCAGATAAATTACAAATCGCCATGCAAGATGGGGCAGACATTGCTTTGGTCATTGGTGGAGCAGATGGCGTATCAAAAGACATCTTAGCGGCAGCAGACTTTAAATGGTCACTCTCTGAATTAACCTTGCCGCATCCGCTTGTGCGTGTCGTCCTAACCGAACAGCTGTACCGTGCGATGACCATTATTAATCACCACCCCTATCATCGGGGTGGGTGA
- a CDS encoding YraN family protein, whose protein sequence is MATSKSSARQIGTRFERLACKFLTAQGLQIITTNYNVALVGEIDVVALGQTSLGNKVFKTLVFVEVKARRRSQFASSLETVTLAKQRKIIKAAEHFIAQHDKFADCDCRFDVIGFDTKSDGNIDLNWIQAAFLVD, encoded by the coding sequence ATGGCGACATCTAAGTCAAGTGCACGACAAATAGGCACTCGCTTTGAACGATTGGCGTGCAAATTTTTAACTGCTCAAGGTTTGCAAATTATCACAACCAATTACAATGTCGCTTTGGTTGGTGAGATTGATGTTGTTGCATTAGGGCAAACATCGCTTGGTAACAAAGTTTTTAAGACGCTTGTCTTTGTGGAAGTTAAAGCTCGCCGCCGTAGTCAGTTTGCCAGCAGTCTTGAGACAGTAACGCTTGCTAAGCAAAGAAAGATTATTAAAGCGGCCGAGCATTTTATCGCACAACATGATAAGTTTGCCGATTGTGATTGTCGCTTTGATGTCATAGGTTTTGATACCAAATCTGATGGCAATATTGATCTAAATTGGATTCAAGCGGCTTTTTTGGTGGATTGA